A DNA window from Paenibacillus andongensis contains the following coding sequences:
- a CDS encoding YhgE/Pip domain-containing protein, with protein sequence MYLKKPQTIVAVVVALMAQLIFCVVWMTAYDGVQDRVSHLKIAIVNEDGEFGKSIENQLQSNLLFEIISSTKEQAMVDLLGRDVHLVLTIPTNFGQSLTTPGKQAELSYLINESNPQLTKSVMQTLVTKVTYELNHKASLQGTQIALQQLKLPAQEASETAQNLLNKVKSNEQLLNPVRGMHNQMVPMMLVLASYVGAMLMAMNLHQATESIGTVISKWRHVAIRSLITVFAAFLISIVGSSVIALLGGQMGSGFGTFWLFHCLTLLAFMFFAQTFLTLLGMAGMFVNMAMLSLQLVTSGTIVPKQMLSDFYQSLGQFLPATYAVEGIMNVQFGGIQTGKDVWILFATILSSILLTVLVTMFKKQEKQVNGIETKKQLDFLPTNAH encoded by the coding sequence ATGTATTTAAAAAAGCCACAAACCATTGTGGCCGTAGTCGTGGCCTTGATGGCTCAACTTATTTTTTGTGTTGTTTGGATGACAGCCTATGATGGCGTACAGGATCGGGTTTCTCATCTGAAAATTGCTATCGTCAATGAAGATGGCGAGTTCGGTAAAAGCATCGAAAACCAATTACAAAGTAATTTGCTTTTTGAAATCATATCCTCGACAAAAGAGCAGGCGATGGTTGATCTGCTTGGGCGTGATGTTCATTTAGTTTTGACGATCCCGACTAACTTTGGCCAATCATTAACAACACCCGGTAAGCAAGCGGAGCTATCCTATCTCATTAACGAATCTAATCCACAGTTAACTAAAAGCGTTATGCAAACCCTAGTTACCAAAGTTACCTATGAATTGAATCACAAGGCTTCTCTTCAAGGAACACAGATCGCCTTACAACAATTAAAATTACCTGCTCAGGAGGCGTCAGAAACTGCACAAAATCTTTTGAATAAAGTAAAGTCAAATGAACAACTTTTGAATCCCGTCCGCGGCATGCATAATCAAATGGTACCTATGATGTTGGTGTTAGCCTCTTATGTGGGTGCGATGTTAATGGCTATGAATCTCCATCAGGCAACCGAATCGATAGGAACAGTTATTTCTAAATGGCGACATGTTGCCATCCGTTCATTGATTACAGTATTTGCTGCATTCCTTATCTCGATTGTTGGTTCTTCTGTGATCGCTTTGCTTGGCGGCCAAATGGGAAGTGGCTTCGGTACCTTCTGGTTGTTTCATTGTTTAACTCTTTTGGCATTCATGTTTTTCGCCCAGACGTTCCTTACGTTATTGGGGATGGCAGGCATGTTTGTAAATATGGCTATGCTATCTTTACAGCTAGTCACTTCCGGAACCATTGTACCGAAACAAATGTTAAGCGATTTTTATCAATCTTTGGGCCAATTTCTCCCGGCAACCTATGCGGTTGAAGGAATCATGAATGTACAATTTGGCGGAATTCAAACGGGGAAAGATGTATGGATTCTTTTTGCAACCATTTTAAGCAGTATCTTGCTAACGGTTTTGGTTACCATGTTTAAGAAGCAAGAGAAACAGGTTAACGGCATTGAGACAAAAAAACAGTTAGACTTTCTCCCAACTAACGCTCATTAA
- the htpG gene encoding molecular chaperone HtpG — protein sequence MEKKQFQAESKRLLEMMINSIYTQREIFLRELISNASDAIDKIYYKALTDDTLVFDKDSYFIKVIADKTNRTLTLRDTGIGMTKEDLENNLGIIAKSGSLAFKKENEAKDGHNIIGQFGVGFYSAFMVADVVTVISRALGSDVAYKWESTGADGYTIETAEKDEVGTEIILKIKDNTEDENFDEYLDEYRLKAIIKKYSDFIRYPIKMDITGKRLKEGSESDFEDYQEEQHVNSMVPIWRKNKSELTPEDYEKFYHEKHYGFDKPLKHIHVSADGAVVYQAILFIPENIPFDYYSKEYEKGLELYANGVLIMNKCADLLPDYFSFVKGMVDSESLSLNISREMLQHDRQLKLIAKNISSKIKGQLQSLLKDEREKYEQFYKSFGRQLKFGVYSDYGSHKDVLQDLLMFHSSKEKKLVTLDEYVARMPEDQKYIYYASGESMERIDKLPQTELVTDKGYEILYFTDDIDEFAIKMIMTYKEKEFKSVSSGDLGIEVDDNQSETDADKNDNKELFDYMKNLLSGKVSNVKASKRLKKHPVCLSTDGDVTIEMEKILNAMPNNPNVKAEKVLEININHEVFASLKDAYDKDKEKLNLYTALLYNQALLIEGLPLQDPVEFTNDICKIMV from the coding sequence TTGGAAAAGAAACAGTTTCAAGCCGAATCCAAACGCTTATTGGAAATGATGATCAATTCGATTTATACGCAAAGAGAGATATTTCTAAGAGAGCTTATCTCCAATGCCAGTGATGCTATCGACAAAATTTACTACAAAGCTTTGACCGATGACACGTTGGTTTTTGACAAAGATAGTTATTTCATCAAAGTGATTGCCGATAAAACGAATCGCACACTCACACTTCGTGATACAGGTATTGGGATGACAAAGGAAGATTTGGAGAATAACCTGGGGATCATTGCGAAGAGCGGATCTTTGGCCTTCAAAAAAGAAAATGAAGCAAAGGACGGTCACAATATCATCGGCCAGTTCGGCGTTGGCTTCTATTCAGCTTTTATGGTTGCAGATGTCGTTACGGTTATTAGTAGAGCGCTAGGCAGCGATGTAGCTTACAAGTGGGAGTCCACTGGTGCTGATGGCTACACGATTGAAACGGCGGAGAAAGACGAAGTGGGCACGGAGATTATCCTGAAAATTAAGGATAATACGGAAGATGAGAATTTCGATGAGTATTTAGACGAGTATCGTTTAAAAGCGATCATCAAAAAGTATTCCGATTTCATCCGTTACCCTATTAAAATGGATATTACCGGAAAAAGGCTGAAAGAAGGCAGCGAAAGCGACTTCGAGGATTACCAAGAAGAGCAGCATGTCAACAGCATGGTTCCAATCTGGAGAAAAAACAAAAGTGAACTGACTCCGGAAGATTACGAGAAATTCTATCACGAGAAACATTACGGCTTCGATAAGCCGCTTAAACATATTCACGTCAGCGCAGATGGCGCTGTCGTCTATCAAGCAATCCTCTTTATCCCGGAAAATATCCCTTTTGACTATTATTCCAAAGAGTACGAAAAGGGCTTGGAGCTCTACGCCAATGGCGTATTGATCATGAACAAATGTGCAGACTTACTTCCTGACTATTTCAGCTTCGTTAAAGGAATGGTTGATTCCGAAAGCCTGTCGCTCAACATTTCCAGAGAAATGCTGCAGCATGACCGTCAATTGAAGCTGATTGCCAAGAACATTTCGAGCAAAATCAAAGGCCAGCTGCAAAGCCTGCTGAAGGACGAAAGGGAGAAATATGAGCAATTCTACAAATCCTTCGGCCGTCAGCTCAAATTCGGTGTCTACAGCGATTACGGAAGCCATAAGGACGTCTTGCAGGATCTATTGATGTTCCATTCCTCCAAGGAGAAAAAGCTGGTTACGCTCGACGAGTACGTAGCAAGAATGCCGGAAGATCAGAAGTACATTTACTACGCTTCCGGTGAATCGATGGAAAGAATCGATAAGCTACCACAAACAGAGCTTGTCACTGATAAAGGCTATGAGATTTTGTATTTCACCGATGATATCGATGAATTCGCGATCAAAATGATCATGACCTACAAAGAAAAAGAGTTTAAATCCGTTTCAAGCGGCGATCTTGGTATTGAAGTTGATGACAACCAATCAGAAACCGATGCTGACAAAAATGACAACAAAGAGCTTTTCGATTATATGAAAAATCTGTTGTCAGGCAAAGTTTCAAACGTAAAAGCATCCAAGCGTCTCAAAAAACACCCTGTGTGCTTATCGACAGACGGCGATGTGACGATCGAAATGGAAAAAATCTTAAATGCGATGCCGAATAATCCTAACGTGAAGGCTGAGAAGGTACTGGAAATCAACATCAATCACGAAGTGTTCGCATCCTTAAAAGACGCATATGACAAAGATAAAGAGAAGCTGAATCTTTATACAGCCCTGCTGTACAATCAAGCGCTCTTAATCGAAGGTTTGCCTCTTCAAGATCCAGTTGAATTCACGAACGATATTTGCAAAATCATGGTTTAA
- a CDS encoding PadR family transcriptional regulator, translating to MSSIRYALLTLLAREPLSGYDIKQQMNSRIGPFWKVGSNQVYPELSKMEAEGLVALQTVEQLSYRPARKLYEITEVGREALIQWTLNPEEVENVRDDFLLKAYNSWLIEPEKMIIRIEEKKKQHQERLTAYLDKVAELTQLLGHSKGDQPLDSSISVVEFGIEYERMYMDWCDKLIEKLQKIHSE from the coding sequence ATGAGCTCAATTCGCTATGCCCTCCTTACCTTATTGGCTCGCGAGCCTCTTAGCGGTTATGATATCAAGCAGCAGATGAACAGTCGAATCGGACCTTTTTGGAAAGTAGGCAGCAATCAAGTATATCCTGAACTGTCAAAAATGGAGGCCGAAGGCTTGGTGGCCCTGCAAACTGTAGAGCAGCTTAGCTATCGCCCTGCCAGGAAATTGTATGAGATAACAGAGGTTGGTCGTGAGGCGTTAATTCAATGGACGCTAAATCCGGAGGAAGTTGAAAATGTTCGTGATGACTTTCTTTTGAAAGCTTATAATTCATGGTTGATTGAGCCAGAGAAGATGATCATACGAATTGAGGAGAAAAAGAAGCAGCACCAAGAGCGTTTAACCGCCTATCTGGACAAGGTTGCGGAGCTTACGCAATTACTTGGTCATTCCAAGGGCGATCAACCTCTTGATTCGAGCATCTCGGTGGTGGAATTCGGCATTGAATATGAACGTATGTATATGGATTGGTGCGATAAGCTCATAGAAAAGCTGCAAAAAATTCATAGTGAATGA
- a CDS encoding TetR/AcrR family transcriptional regulator produces MSPLNEQQLTQIRDDRREQIKKAALTVFARHGIAGTKMSMIAAEAGISQGLFYRYYSSKDSLFIALVQELMEEAGKEIAYIAQIPGTPVEQLKALTQGMLDEDNKHAFMLIQQARKNEDVPEEVKQALEKHSPKVLIDLLVPLFIKGQQAGEFSAGDPRELLSWYFNIINSLIMQEQEYEEYGFPSVDILMRIITK; encoded by the coding sequence TAAGAAAGCCGCACTAACGGTATTTGCCCGCCATGGAATTGCAGGAACTAAAATGAGCATGATCGCGGCAGAAGCTGGTATCAGTCAAGGCCTCTTCTACCGTTATTATAGCTCCAAAGATTCACTATTCATTGCACTCGTTCAAGAACTCATGGAAGAAGCAGGAAAGGAAATTGCTTACATTGCTCAAATACCTGGCACTCCCGTGGAACAACTTAAAGCGTTAACTCAAGGAATGCTGGATGAAGACAATAAACATGCCTTCATGCTTATTCAACAGGCACGAAAAAATGAGGATGTACCCGAAGAGGTCAAACAAGCCCTTGAAAAACACTCACCGAAAGTTCTAATTGATTTGCTAGTCCCACTATTTATCAAAGGACAGCAAGCCGGAGAATTCTCCGCAGGTGATCCCAGGGAGCTATTATCGTGGTATTTTAACATCATCAATAGTCTGATTATGCAAGAACAAGAATATGAAGAATATGGGTTCCCAAGCGTGGATATTCTCATGCGGATTATTACGAAATAA